In Desulfonatronovibrio magnus, one genomic interval encodes:
- a CDS encoding pentapeptide repeat-containing protein, translating into MKNPNWKISRVVAVAAMACLMSIGQVYACNQNDLDRLLENNSCRFCNLRSCNIDDANLFGANLHGATLTNASLTGAELTNAVMTGANLSQADLSNARLRGADLSGANLSSSNLSGADLSGAKLGRATWVDGRKCANWSIGKCEKVR; encoded by the coding sequence ATGAAAAATCCGAACTGGAAGATATCACGAGTCGTGGCTGTAGCGGCAATGGCTTGTCTGATGTCTATTGGCCAGGTCTATGCATGTAACCAGAATGATCTGGACAGGTTGCTGGAGAACAATAGCTGCAGGTTCTGCAATCTCAGATCATGCAACATAGATGACGCCAATCTATTCGGTGCAAACCTGCACGGAGCCACTCTGACTAATGCCAGCCTGACCGGGGCAGAGCTGACTAATGCTGTCATGACCGGAGCCAATCTGTCTCAGGCTGACCTTTCCAATGCCAGACTGCGAGGGGCCGATCTGTCAGGTGCCAATTTGTCAAGCTCCAATCTGTCAGGAGCTGATTTGTCCGGGGCTAAACTGGGCAGGGCCACATGGGTTGACGGCAGGAAATGTGCAAACTGGTCCATTGGTAAATGCGAGAAAGTTAGGTAG
- a CDS encoding MDR/zinc-dependent alcohol dehydrogenase-like family protein — translation MKAVIFDNKLSLVKNHSIPALKPGWALIRVQRAGICKTDLEIIKGYMGFKGVLGHEFLGVAESCDDISIAGKRVVGEINAACGNCDWCDRGLGRHCPQRTTLGIVNHDGCMAEYCTLPIENLHAVAPEISDNQAILTEPLAAACEILEQIKLYGNERIIVLGDGRLGILCAWALATIARDVTVMGHHPEKLDIARWRGIKTSLRGEGIAPGADIVVEATGSGNGIAQAMELCRPRGIIVLKSTVALQGEINLAPLVINELTVVGSRCGRFSDALAMMQSFPDMPLERLITQCYPLHQANEAFAVASQGQALKVVLEI, via the coding sequence ATGAAAGCTGTAATATTTGATAATAAACTTAGTTTGGTGAAAAACCATTCAATTCCGGCACTAAAACCTGGCTGGGCTCTTATCAGAGTACAAAGGGCTGGAATATGCAAGACTGACTTGGAAATCATCAAGGGATACATGGGATTTAAGGGTGTCCTGGGTCATGAATTCCTGGGTGTTGCGGAAAGCTGTGATGATATAAGTATTGCAGGCAAACGGGTTGTAGGGGAGATTAACGCAGCCTGCGGCAATTGTGACTGGTGCGATAGAGGGTTGGGGCGTCATTGCCCCCAGCGTACTACTCTGGGCATTGTCAATCATGATGGCTGTATGGCTGAGTACTGCACTCTGCCTATAGAGAATCTGCATGCTGTTGCACCTGAAATATCAGACAACCAGGCAATCCTGACAGAGCCTCTGGCAGCGGCCTGCGAAATTCTGGAACAGATTAAGTTATATGGAAATGAAAGAATTATCGTCCTTGGCGACGGCCGGCTTGGCATACTGTGCGCATGGGCTTTGGCTACAATCGCCCGGGATGTGACTGTGATGGGACATCATCCTGAGAAGTTAGATATTGCCCGCTGGCGGGGAATCAAAACTTCATTGAGAGGTGAAGGCATTGCCCCTGGAGCTGACATTGTGGTGGAGGCTACAGGTTCTGGCAACGGCATAGCTCAGGCTATGGAGCTTTGCAGGCCGAGAGGGATTATAGTGCTTAAATCTACAGTTGCCCTGCAGGGAGAAATTAATCTTGCCCCTCTGGTTATTAATGAGCTTACAGTTGTAGGTTCGCGCTGTGGCCGCTTCAGTGATGCCCTGGCCATGATGCAAAGTTTTCCAGATATGCCCCTTGAACGTCTTATTACTCAATGCTATCCTCTTCATCAGGCTAATGAAGCCTTTGCTGTAGCAAGTCAGGGGCAGGCTTTGAAGGTTGTACTTGAGATTTGA
- a CDS encoding glycogen-binding domain-containing protein, producing MKKSHQNCKKLAAPNLTACGSILLQAFFAVLAVGCISVKHRTVDHPVEQTSYTVLFVYEGQADSICVTGDFNGWSSHDCCMDSHNERWEAECQLNSGKHIYAFFINGEKFIPDPQALIMEDDGFGGYNSAVIIP from the coding sequence ATGAAAAAGTCACACCAAAATTGTAAGAAATTAGCAGCTCCAAACTTAACAGCCTGTGGAAGCATCTTACTTCAGGCTTTTTTTGCAGTATTGGCAGTCGGTTGTATATCCGTTAAACATAGAACCGTGGACCACCCTGTTGAGCAAACGAGTTATACAGTACTCTTTGTCTACGAAGGTCAGGCCGACAGTATTTGTGTGACTGGAGACTTCAATGGGTGGAGCAGTCATGATTGCTGTATGGATTCTCACAATGAACGCTGGGAAGCTGAATGCCAATTGAATTCCGGTAAACATATTTACGCTTTTTTCATCAACGGGGAAAAATTTATCCCAGACCCACAGGCTCTGATTATGGAAGATGATGGTTTTGGGGGCTACAATTCTGCAGTGATTATTCCCTGA
- the crcB gene encoding fluoride efflux transporter CrcB yields MEKILLLALAGACGTVLRYWLSGLAHKILGPDFPWGTMTVNITGCFLFGLFWVLAFERGLVSGQARIIILVGFMGAFTTFSTYIFESSALIQDVQWIKLGLNLMGQNILGFGALYLGYICARIF; encoded by the coding sequence ATGGAAAAAATATTATTGCTTGCACTTGCTGGAGCTTGCGGCACGGTCTTGCGTTACTGGCTTTCAGGCTTGGCTCACAAAATTCTGGGACCTGATTTTCCTTGGGGTACAATGACTGTCAATATAACCGGTTGTTTTCTTTTTGGATTGTTCTGGGTGCTGGCTTTCGAACGCGGGCTCGTATCGGGCCAGGCCCGGATAATCATTTTAGTCGGTTTCATGGGAGCTTTTACAACTTTTTCAACCTACATTTTTGAAAGTTCTGCTTTGATCCAGGATGTGCAATGGATCAAACTCGGCTTGAACTTGATGGGGCAGAATATTCTCGGCTTTGGGGCCCTGTATCTCGGCTATATTTGCGCAAGGATATTTTAA
- a CDS encoding RNA polymerase sigma factor, with amino-acid sequence MKGRTNITGQEERAIIARILNGHYNDYEILVRRYQGAIFNLMLRMTGSRDTAADLTQETFVRGFENLNKFRKDKPFLPWLYTIGLNIARDHCRKNSRENASTFSMDMISQVYLSTPGSDVQARKNLSGDFINQALDQLPRESREALVMRFREEFTYQEIAEVLSITLSSAKMKVHRGLKRLKEMLGDEEKYL; translated from the coding sequence ATGAAAGGCCGGACAAATATTACAGGTCAGGAAGAACGGGCAATCATTGCCAGAATTCTTAACGGACATTATAATGACTACGAGATCCTGGTGCGACGTTACCAGGGAGCCATATTTAACCTGATGCTCAGAATGACTGGCTCCAGAGATACAGCAGCTGACCTGACCCAGGAGACATTCGTTCGGGGCTTTGAAAACCTGAACAAATTCAGGAAGGATAAACCTTTCTTGCCATGGCTTTATACTATCGGATTAAACATAGCCCGGGATCACTGTCGAAAAAACAGCCGGGAAAATGCCAGTACATTCAGCATGGACATGATCAGTCAGGTATATTTATCAACTCCGGGAAGTGACGTGCAGGCCAGGAAGAATCTTAGTGGAGATTTTATAAATCAGGCATTGGATCAACTGCCCCGAGAGTCCAGAGAAGCTTTGGTCATGCGCTTTCGTGAAGAGTTTACATATCAGGAAATTGCAGAAGTTCTAAGCATCACCTTGAGCAGTGCCAAAATGAAAGTCCACAGGGGATTAAAAAGGTTGAAGGAGATGCTTGGTGATGAGGAGAAATATTTATGA
- a CDS encoding isoamylase early set domain-containing protein has product MNIYQGLNASEVSAARLVASLKYQKPPDTLVSEVMNRIAPSTRVRKFSLLGWLFAPKPIRIAPIWPISGMVAAMMIVAAMAFSVSGTANLEHTLLHSGTAMYSEDTFHVFFSFENPDVESVSILGSFNDWNPAGHVMTQSEDGTWTITIPLPQGSHEYAFLINNDQIIPDPDALLFKDDGFGSVNSMIVIEDPGYEQQT; this is encoded by the coding sequence ATGAACATATATCAAGGCTTGAATGCCAGTGAAGTTTCAGCGGCCCGCCTTGTTGCCAGTCTTAAATACCAGAAACCTCCGGACACCCTTGTTTCTGAAGTGATGAACAGGATTGCACCTTCAACCAGGGTTAGAAAGTTTTCATTGCTCGGCTGGCTATTCGCTCCAAAGCCCATACGTATAGCCCCCATCTGGCCAATATCCGGCATGGTTGCAGCAATGATGATTGTCGCCGCAATGGCTTTCTCAGTTAGCGGTACTGCAAACCTTGAGCATACCCTGCTGCACTCAGGCACAGCAATGTATTCCGAGGATACATTTCATGTCTTTTTTTCTTTTGAAAATCCTGATGTAGAAAGTGTATCCATATTGGGATCATTTAATGACTGGAATCCTGCAGGGCATGTAATGACTCAGTCAGAAGACGGAACCTGGACAATCACCATTCCCTTGCCTCAGGGCAGCCATGAGTACGCCTTTCTCATCAACAATGATCAAATCATACCAGACCCGGATGCATTGCTGTTTAAAGATGATGGGTTTGGGAGTGTCAATTCCATGATTGTGATAGAAGACCCAGGCTATGAACAACAGACATAA
- a CDS encoding DUF2202 domain-containing protein, translating to MKNRLFTILVLFSVMLLLSGASAYAWQGGQGNNGQNMRGGQNTDSNNPVTEFTAEESLAFEHILEEEKLARDVYSALSEVWSIRIFANIAASEEQHIRALVNLGQRYNQDISVVYNDPGVFNSEVFQNYYDDLVDMGVSSLEEALSAGVLVEELDIFDIQESLLFIENVEFRTVLQNLLKGSRNHLRSFYASLIVVGGDYTPEFLTQEQFDEIVSSPMERGRVDQDGNPVDSQGRGNHRGNENPRGNQGECLNEDCLFR from the coding sequence ATGAAAAATCGTCTTTTCACAATCTTGGTCTTATTTTCAGTCATGCTCTTACTGTCAGGTGCCAGTGCTTACGCATGGCAGGGAGGTCAGGGAAATAATGGGCAGAATATGCGTGGAGGCCAGAACACGGATTCCAACAATCCGGTCACAGAGTTCACAGCAGAAGAAAGCCTGGCTTTTGAGCATATTCTTGAAGAGGAAAAGCTTGCCCGGGATGTCTATTCAGCTCTTAGCGAAGTCTGGAGTATAAGGATATTTGCTAATATTGCCGCCAGTGAAGAGCAGCATATAAGGGCTCTGGTCAATCTGGGTCAGAGATACAATCAGGATATCTCAGTTGTCTATAACGATCCGGGTGTATTCAACAGCGAAGTGTTCCAGAATTATTACGATGATCTGGTTGATATGGGGGTGTCATCTCTTGAAGAAGCCTTGTCTGCAGGGGTTCTGGTGGAAGAGCTGGATATTTTTGATATTCAGGAGTCACTTCTCTTTATAGAAAATGTGGAGTTCAGGACAGTTTTGCAAAATCTGCTCAAGGGTTCCAGAAACCATTTACGCTCATTTTATGCCAGCCTCATTGTAGTGGGTGGTGATTATACTCCGGAATTCTTAACTCAAGAGCAATTTGATGAAATAGTAAGTTCACCTATGGAAAGAGGGCGGGTGGATCAGGATGGTAATCCTGTGGACTCTCAAGGCAGAGGCAATCATAGAGGCAATGAAAACCCCAGGGGCAACCAGGGTGAATGCTTAAATGAAGACTGTCTGTTTAGATAA